One Mycolicibacterium parafortuitum DNA segment encodes these proteins:
- a CDS encoding HNH endonuclease signature motif containing protein, with translation MFDASLPGPDIVATLDDAELCAAIAGWAAASAAADARKLAAIAELHRRATTDRLRERDAVDDTDAAAAQLSCTLTLSHGKALAMIDLAITLRDRLPQTAARYLAGQISPTLITTIAYRTFLVTPAALPAIDTAIAERAHRWGTLTQHQLSTAIDTWIHRHDPDAVRRTRNAMRGRYFTIDTQPRSGTDPAAGTVTVHGRLTGPDAALARARQAEMQAHLCPDDPRTQDQRNADAAGASLAGFHRLACACDNAECPGKAGDGYTSHITIHVLTDPESLHAEPDPDYHGHTPPATRDEHAGFEAETAAPVQDQPTADSTEDTALKSEEAAPKPAPTTKPPVPVQDLPAVIAGGTIVPAPLLAELIARGATIRLINAETMTTEPRYRPSTALDRFIRTRDMTCRFPGCDRPATNSDIDHTTPWPIGATHPANTKCYCRLHHLVKTFLPGWTDTQHPDGTITVTTPAGTRCSSKPLSTLLFPNWRTTTPPPQPATLNPPAAPGRHLKMPTRRHTRAHNRATYITRERKLNNTERKAERSGRTTTTTSTPRARPSTFDTPTPPPDYGNDPPPF, from the coding sequence ATGTTCGATGCATCGTTGCCGGGGCCCGACATCGTGGCCACCCTCGACGACGCCGAACTCTGCGCCGCCATCGCGGGCTGGGCCGCCGCGTCGGCGGCCGCGGACGCCCGGAAACTCGCCGCCATCGCCGAACTCCACCGCCGCGCCACCACAGACCGACTCCGCGAACGCGATGCCGTCGACGACACCGACGCTGCCGCCGCCCAACTCTCCTGCACTCTGACCCTCAGCCACGGCAAGGCCCTGGCAATGATCGACCTCGCCATCACCCTCCGCGACCGACTCCCCCAAACCGCCGCCCGCTACCTCGCCGGCCAGATCAGCCCCACCCTGATCACCACCATCGCCTACCGCACCTTCCTCGTCACTCCCGCCGCACTGCCCGCCATCGACACCGCCATCGCCGAACGTGCCCACCGCTGGGGCACTCTGACCCAACACCAACTCAGCACCGCGATCGACACCTGGATCCACCGCCACGACCCCGACGCCGTGCGACGCACCCGCAACGCCATGCGCGGGCGCTACTTCACCATCGACACCCAACCCCGCTCCGGCACCGACCCCGCCGCCGGCACCGTCACCGTCCACGGCCGCCTCACCGGGCCCGACGCAGCCCTCGCCCGCGCGCGTCAAGCCGAGATGCAAGCCCACCTCTGCCCTGATGACCCCCGCACCCAAGACCAACGCAACGCCGATGCCGCCGGCGCCTCCCTGGCCGGATTCCACCGGCTGGCCTGCGCCTGCGACAACGCCGAGTGCCCCGGCAAAGCCGGCGACGGCTACACCTCCCACATCACCATCCACGTCCTGACCGACCCCGAGAGCCTGCACGCCGAACCCGACCCCGATTACCACGGCCACACCCCACCGGCCACCCGCGACGAACACGCCGGATTCGAGGCGGAGACAGCGGCGCCGGTCCAGGATCAGCCCACCGCTGACTCCACCGAGGACACCGCACTCAAGTCTGAGGAAGCGGCCCCGAAACCCGCGCCCACTACGAAACCCCCTGTGCCGGTGCAGGATCTTCCCGCCGTCATCGCCGGCGGCACCATCGTGCCCGCACCCCTGCTGGCCGAACTCATCGCCCGCGGCGCGACCATCCGCCTCATCAACGCCGAAACGATGACCACCGAGCCCCGGTACCGTCCCTCAACGGCCCTGGACCGCTTCATCCGCACCCGCGACATGACGTGCCGCTTCCCCGGGTGCGACCGCCCCGCCACAAACTCCGACATCGACCACACCACCCCGTGGCCCATCGGAGCCACCCACCCCGCCAACACCAAGTGCTACTGCCGCCTGCACCACCTGGTCAAGACCTTCCTCCCCGGCTGGACCGACACCCAACACCCCGACGGCACCATCACCGTCACCACCCCCGCCGGAACACGCTGCAGCAGCAAACCTCTCAGCACCCTGCTGTTCCCCAACTGGCGCACCACCACCCCCCCCCCACAACCCGCCACACTCAACCCACCGGCCGCCCCCGGCCGGCACCTCAAAATGCCCACCCGCCGACACACCCGCGCCCACAACCGGGCGACCTACATCACCCGCGAACGCAAACTCAACAACACCGAACGTAAGGCCGAACGTTCTGGCCGCACAACCACGACCACATCCACACCCCGCGCCCGACCCAGCACCTTCGACACACCCACGCCCCCACCCGACTACGGCAACGACCCACCACCTTTCTGA
- a CDS encoding DUF7715 family protein, whose protein sequence is MKILVATGHTQGTHPGDYHYCVERELVWIQEPCGRDLRDPDGPCGCGRGFAGAASHRATTTAMVVESEMTRDEMILAFQTSLEDGGWPPEWAEDVTDENLDIAARLPAGAIITRKLESFFVRGAMF, encoded by the coding sequence ATGAAGATCCTTGTGGCGACCGGACATACACAGGGAACACACCCCGGCGATTACCACTACTGCGTCGAGCGGGAGCTGGTGTGGATCCAGGAGCCGTGCGGACGCGACCTGCGCGATCCTGACGGCCCGTGCGGGTGCGGCCGCGGATTCGCCGGCGCCGCATCACATCGGGCCACCACCACGGCCATGGTGGTGGAGTCCGAGATGACCAGGGACGAAATGATTCTCGCGTTTCAGACCAGCCTCGAAGACGGCGGGTGGCCACCGGAGTGGGCCGAGGACGTCACCGACGAGAACCTCGACATCGCGGCGCGTCTGCCTGCCGGGGCGATCATCACGCGGAAACTGGAGAGCTTCTTCGTGCGCGGCGCGATGTTCTAG
- a CDS encoding MFS transporter: MTETRTGTKAAGAKATARRRFDADHPHYKWIVLSNTTLGTLLATVNASIVLISLPAIFRGIGLNPLSASNISYLLWMLMGYLVVTAVLVVPFGRLGDMFGRVRIYNIGFAVFTVAAIALSFDPFHLDGGAIWLIAWRVVQGFGGAMLMASSSAILTDAFPANQRGMALGVNMVAAVAGSFLGLLIGGVLSEWHWQAIFWVGVPIGLAGTIWSMRSLREIGVRTPGRLDWAGTLTFGIGLTVLLIGITYGIQPYRESTTGWTNPWVVGAIAAGFALLVVFCVVELRVAQPMVNMRLFRSTAFGMGNFAGLMSSMGRGGLQFMLIIWLQGIWLPLRGYDFEATPLWSAIYMLPITIGFLLAGPVAGWLSDRYGARPLTVGGMALMAASFIALVLIPVDFDYWIFALLIFLNGVGGGIFTAPNTAAIMSSVPASERGAASGVRATFFNAGSSLSIGIFFSLMIVGLANTLPTALSTGLQAQGVSADVARQVADLPPVGSLFAAFLGYNPIAELLEPYHALQQPGVNAEVLTGQTFFPNLITEPFHSGLVVVFVAAAIMMVLGMVASLFNPGRYSEAPEDV, encoded by the coding sequence ATGACGGAAACCCGGACCGGCACGAAGGCCGCCGGTGCCAAAGCCACGGCACGGCGCCGTTTCGATGCCGACCACCCGCACTACAAGTGGATCGTCCTGTCGAATACGACGCTGGGAACGCTGCTTGCGACGGTGAACGCGTCGATCGTGTTGATCTCGTTGCCCGCCATCTTCCGCGGTATCGGCCTCAATCCGCTGTCGGCGTCGAACATCAGCTACCTGCTGTGGATGCTGATGGGGTACCTGGTGGTGACGGCGGTGCTGGTGGTGCCGTTCGGCCGTCTCGGGGACATGTTCGGCCGGGTCCGCATCTACAACATCGGCTTCGCGGTGTTCACCGTGGCGGCGATCGCGCTGTCGTTCGACCCGTTTCATCTCGACGGCGGCGCGATCTGGTTGATCGCGTGGCGGGTCGTGCAGGGCTTCGGTGGCGCGATGCTGATGGCGTCGTCGTCGGCGATCCTGACCGACGCGTTCCCCGCGAACCAGCGCGGAATGGCTCTGGGCGTCAACATGGTTGCGGCGGTGGCTGGTTCGTTCCTCGGGTTGCTGATCGGCGGCGTGCTGTCGGAATGGCACTGGCAGGCGATCTTCTGGGTCGGGGTGCCGATCGGGCTGGCGGGCACCATCTGGAGCATGCGCTCGCTGCGCGAGATCGGGGTGCGCACGCCGGGCAGGCTGGACTGGGCGGGCACGCTGACCTTCGGGATCGGTTTGACCGTCCTGCTGATCGGGATCACCTACGGCATCCAGCCCTACCGGGAGTCGACCACCGGCTGGACCAATCCGTGGGTGGTCGGTGCGATCGCCGCCGGGTTCGCGTTGCTGGTGGTGTTCTGTGTCGTCGAACTGCGTGTCGCGCAACCGATGGTGAACATGCGGTTGTTCCGGTCGACGGCGTTCGGTATGGGCAACTTCGCGGGGCTGATGTCGTCGATGGGACGCGGTGGCCTGCAGTTCATGCTGATCATCTGGCTGCAGGGGATCTGGCTTCCGCTGCGCGGCTACGACTTCGAGGCGACGCCGCTGTGGTCGGCGATCTACATGCTGCCGATCACGATAGGCTTCCTGCTCGCCGGGCCGGTCGCCGGCTGGCTGTCGGACCGCTACGGCGCGCGGCCGCTGACGGTGGGCGGGATGGCGTTGATGGCCGCGTCGTTCATCGCGCTCGTGTTGATCCCGGTGGACTTCGACTACTGGATCTTCGCGCTGCTGATCTTTCTGAACGGCGTCGGAGGCGGCATCTTCACCGCGCCGAACACCGCGGCGATCATGTCGAGTGTGCCGGCGTCGGAGCGGGGCGCCGCGTCCGGGGTGCGCGCGACGTTCTTCAACGCGGGCTCGTCGCTGTCGATCGGCATCTTCTTCTCGCTGATGATCGTCGGTCTGGCCAACACGTTGCCGACAGCGTTGAGCACTGGTCTTCAGGCGCAGGGTGTTTCGGCTGATGTCGCGCGCCAGGTCGCGGACCTGCCGCCGGTCGGGAGCTTGTTCGCGGCGTTCCTGGGTTACAACCCGATCGCCGAACTGCTGGAGCCGTATCACGCGCTGCAGCAACCCGGCGTCAACGCCGAGGTGCTGACCGGGCAGACGTTCTTCCCCAATCTCATCACCGAGCCCTTCCACTCCGGTCTGGTCGTGGTGTTCGTCGCCGCGGCGATCATGATGGTGCTCGGAATGGTCGCCTCGCTGTTCAATCCCGGCCGCTACTCCGAAGCGCCCGAAGACGTCTAG
- the thiD gene encoding bifunctional hydroxymethylpyrimidine kinase/phosphomethylpyrimidine kinase produces MTEGMYLPLSLTGQTPLRVLTIAGSDSGGGAGIQADMRTFALLGIHSLVAVTAVTVQNSMGVKGFHEMPVDVVGGQIEAVASDIGIHAAKTGMLASSAIIETIADVWVGQGLDGAVPLIVDPVCASMHGDPLLHPDALAALKEKLFPLATLVTPNLDEVKLLVGIDVVDEESQREAARALHALGPKWSLVKGGHLRRSAQSPDLLFDGTEFHRFDTTRIDTVHDHGAGDTLAAATASALAHGYSMPDAVGFAKRWVTECLRAAYPLGQGHGPVSAMFRLPS; encoded by the coding sequence ATGACCGAAGGCATGTATCTGCCGTTGAGCCTGACCGGCCAGACCCCGCTGCGGGTGCTGACCATCGCCGGATCCGACTCCGGCGGCGGCGCGGGGATCCAGGCCGACATGCGCACCTTCGCGCTGCTCGGTATCCACAGCCTCGTCGCGGTCACCGCCGTCACCGTGCAGAACTCCATGGGCGTCAAGGGCTTTCACGAGATGCCGGTCGACGTCGTCGGGGGCCAGATCGAGGCCGTCGCCTCCGACATCGGCATCCACGCCGCCAAGACCGGCATGCTCGCGTCCTCGGCAATCATCGAGACCATCGCCGACGTCTGGGTCGGCCAGGGCCTCGACGGCGCGGTGCCGCTGATCGTGGACCCGGTGTGCGCGTCCATGCACGGCGACCCGCTGCTGCACCCCGATGCGCTCGCGGCGCTGAAGGAGAAGCTGTTCCCGCTGGCCACCCTCGTCACCCCCAACCTCGACGAGGTCAAGTTGCTCGTCGGTATCGACGTCGTGGACGAGGAATCCCAGCGCGAGGCCGCCCGCGCGCTGCACGCGCTCGGCCCGAAATGGTCGCTGGTCAAGGGCGGACACCTGCGCAGGTCGGCGCAGAGCCCCGATCTGCTGTTCGACGGCACCGAGTTCCACCGGTTCGACACCACCCGCATCGACACCGTCCACGACCACGGCGCCGGTGACACCCTGGCCGCCGCGACCGCGAGCGCACTCGCGCACGGCTACTCGATGCCCGATGCTGTCGGCTTCGCCAAACGCTGGGTCACCGAATGCCTGCGCGCCGCCTATCCGCTGGGTCAGGGGCACGGGCCGGTGTCGGCGATGTTCCGGTTGCCGTCATGA
- a CDS encoding alpha/beta hydrolase family protein: MTLPEIPEIAGVLHHPDAAPRGVVALTHGAGGSRESPMLVALCDEWARRGWLAVRYNLPYRRRKPKGPPSNSAATDMAGIVEAVSTVRDLVDGPVIAGGHSYGGRLTSMAVADGLELDVLTLFSYPLHPPGKPERARTEHLPRITVPTVFTHGTADPFGTPEEIRAAVALVGAPTEIVEVTGARHDLASKKLDVPALAVEAALRRLG; this comes from the coding sequence ATGACCCTCCCGGAGATTCCCGAGATCGCGGGCGTCCTGCACCACCCCGACGCGGCCCCGCGCGGTGTCGTCGCGCTGACCCACGGCGCCGGCGGCAGCCGCGAATCCCCGATGCTGGTCGCGCTGTGCGACGAATGGGCCCGCCGCGGCTGGCTCGCCGTGCGCTACAACCTGCCCTACCGCAGGCGCAAGCCGAAGGGTCCGCCGTCGAACTCCGCGGCGACGGACATGGCCGGCATCGTCGAGGCGGTCAGCACGGTGCGCGACCTCGTCGACGGACCCGTCATCGCCGGCGGCCACTCCTACGGGGGACGGCTGACGTCGATGGCCGTCGCCGACGGGCTCGAGCTCGACGTACTGACGCTGTTCTCCTATCCGCTGCACCCACCCGGCAAGCCGGAACGCGCCCGCACCGAACACCTGCCCCGGATCACGGTGCCGACGGTGTTCACCCATGGCACCGCGGACCCGTTCGGCACGCCCGAGGAGATCCGGGCCGCGGTCGCGCTGGTCGGCGCGCCCACCGAAATCGTCGAGGTGACCGGTGCACGGCACGACCTCGCATCCAAGAAGCTCGATGTGCCCGCGCTCGCCGTCGAGGCAGCACTCCGCCGTCTCGGCTGA
- a CDS encoding septum formation family protein, translated as MTVPPPPGPPGPPEPPYGQPQWGQPQYGQPGPGQPAYGHPYPPPPPLPYPDDPGQHPYTPARRTNWWAVVGLIFGAIGGVVVGFVCGVVGLIKAKEYGSGRNMALGAIVLSALWTVGLLIFVVAVVNSDRVTATDVEVGDCLAEIPDGERVLTVKTISCDEPHAGEVFAVLTMPGGDFPGQEVVEAYHERCSPELVSYSPQSMFDDSVQLYVLYPTRETWDNGDRAVTCIATLDPPRTGSIRG; from the coding sequence GTGACCGTACCGCCACCGCCGGGGCCGCCTGGGCCGCCTGAGCCGCCTTACGGGCAGCCCCAGTGGGGGCAGCCTCAGTACGGTCAGCCCGGCCCCGGTCAACCCGCATATGGCCACCCCTATCCGCCGCCGCCACCGCTGCCCTACCCCGACGATCCTGGGCAGCATCCCTACACCCCGGCGCGGCGGACCAACTGGTGGGCCGTCGTCGGGCTGATCTTCGGCGCCATCGGCGGGGTCGTGGTGGGTTTCGTCTGCGGCGTCGTCGGCCTGATCAAGGCGAAGGAGTACGGCAGCGGCCGCAACATGGCGCTCGGAGCGATCGTGCTGTCGGCGCTGTGGACGGTCGGGTTGCTGATCTTCGTGGTCGCTGTCGTCAACAGCGACCGGGTCACCGCGACCGACGTCGAGGTCGGCGACTGCCTCGCCGAGATCCCCGACGGCGAACGCGTGCTGACGGTCAAGACGATCAGCTGCGATGAGCCGCACGCCGGCGAGGTGTTCGCCGTGCTGACCATGCCGGGCGGCGACTTCCCCGGCCAGGAGGTGGTCGAGGCCTACCACGAGCGGTGCAGCCCGGAGCTGGTGTCGTACTCGCCGCAGTCGATGTTCGACGACTCCGTGCAGCTCTACGTGCTCTACCCGACGAGGGAGACCTGGGACAACGGCGATCGCGCCGTGACCTGCATCGCCACCCTGGATCCGCCGCGCACCGGCTCGATCCGGGGCTGA
- a CDS encoding flavin-containing monooxygenase, translating to MTSERFDAVIVGAGFAGIGAAIQFKRMGIDDFVILDREDDLGGTWHVNHYPGLAVDVPTTTYSYFFEPNPNWSRLFATGDEIKQYCDDVADKYGVRRHIRFGVTVEGARWDDEAKLWQVGLADGTTLSARYLVTATGFLSQPRMPEIPGITEFAGRVIHTTAWDDSYDPAGERIAVIGTGATAVQLIPELAKTAGELTVYQRTPIWVAPKLDFRISERTKRLFARMPWTQRVIRAITDNIYETMINVGVVHYRVPFFRRLNISAMDLCKINQFIQVRDKDLRRRLTPDYDIGCKRPTFSNSYFRTFTKPHVHLQSDGIDHVTSDGIVNADGTKTVIDTLVLATGFDLWEANFPAIEVIGRDGRNLGKWWRENRFQAYQGVSMPCFPNYLSLASPYAFLGLNFFNTMEYQMRLMDRLFGELRHRGATTFEVTEQANTAYLDRMTELLGDSLWTLGNCASSRSYYFNPHGEPSLLRPMSTQDAITEASTFPLSDYSFV from the coding sequence ATGACTTCGGAGCGGTTCGACGCGGTCATCGTGGGTGCAGGATTCGCGGGAATCGGCGCGGCGATCCAATTCAAGCGGATGGGGATCGACGACTTCGTCATCCTGGACCGCGAGGACGATCTCGGTGGCACGTGGCACGTCAACCACTACCCCGGGCTGGCGGTCGACGTGCCGACCACCACCTACTCGTACTTCTTCGAGCCCAACCCGAACTGGTCGCGGCTGTTCGCCACCGGAGACGAGATCAAGCAGTATTGCGATGACGTCGCCGACAAGTACGGCGTGCGCCGCCACATCCGCTTCGGCGTGACCGTCGAGGGCGCGCGCTGGGACGACGAAGCCAAGCTGTGGCAGGTCGGCCTCGCCGACGGCACAACGCTGTCGGCCCGGTACCTGGTGACCGCCACCGGGTTCCTGTCCCAGCCGCGGATGCCCGAGATCCCGGGCATCACCGAGTTCGCGGGCCGGGTCATCCACACCACCGCCTGGGACGACTCCTACGACCCCGCCGGCGAGCGGATCGCCGTCATCGGCACCGGCGCGACCGCGGTGCAGCTGATCCCCGAATTGGCCAAGACGGCGGGTGAGCTCACGGTCTACCAGCGCACCCCGATCTGGGTCGCGCCCAAGCTCGACTTCCGCATCTCCGAGCGCACCAAGCGACTGTTCGCCCGGATGCCGTGGACTCAGCGCGTCATCCGTGCGATCACCGACAACATCTACGAGACGATGATCAACGTCGGCGTGGTGCACTACCGCGTCCCGTTCTTCCGCCGGCTGAACATCTCCGCGATGGACCTGTGCAAGATCAACCAGTTCATCCAGGTCCGCGACAAGGACCTGCGCCGCCGCCTGACACCGGACTACGACATCGGCTGCAAGCGACCGACGTTCTCCAACAGCTACTTCCGCACGTTCACCAAACCGCACGTGCACCTACAGAGCGACGGCATCGACCACGTCACCTCCGACGGCATCGTCAACGCCGACGGCACCAAGACCGTGATCGACACCCTGGTGCTGGCCACCGGTTTCGACCTGTGGGAGGCCAACTTCCCAGCCATCGAGGTGATCGGACGCGACGGCCGTAACCTCGGAAAGTGGTGGCGGGAGAACAGGTTCCAGGCATACCAGGGTGTGTCGATGCCCTGCTTCCCGAACTATCTGAGCCTGGCCAGCCCGTATGCGTTCCTGGGGTTGAACTTCTTCAACACCATGGAGTACCAGATGCGGCTGATGGACCGGCTTTTCGGTGAGCTCCGGCACCGCGGCGCCACCACGTTCGAGGTCACCGAGCAGGCCAACACCGCCTACCTCGACCGGATGACCGAACTCCTCGGCGACTCACTCTGGACCCTCGGCAACTGCGCGTCCTCGCGGTCCTACTACTTCAACCCGCACGGCGAACCGAGCCTGCTGCGGCCGATGTCGACGCAGGACGCCATCACCGAAGCATCGACTTTCCCGCTCAGCGACTACTCCTTCGTCTAA
- a CDS encoding TetR/AcrR family transcriptional regulator, which translates to MQVRRSADEIGIRRRPKDRKAQIARASAEAFSELGYNGVSMELIASRVGISAPALYRHYAGKYELFRGAVLNLGRQLVEGTADIAGDDPQTVLDGLVAALTDIALANRSSGGLYRWEGRYLRGDDHEALLDQARTVHRRIRGPLSMLRPELTHPQLVTLTTAVLSVVGSIVDHRAKLPAAQVHRVMQQICRAVVAVELPTDVADAPVPQDPVRLTVETSKYEALLTESIRLFAHNGYRDTSMEQIASAVGIPASGIYKYFSGKSDILAAIFRRASDRMSAALAAIIASVPDPADALAAVTDAYIARAFDQPELERVYYSERLNMTPADQRIIRGLQRATLESWVELVVAVRPEWTPAEGRFAVYAASSLVIDLGRLVGDSRTDEARQIVQRLMDAVLLGGYRLRATLPSM; encoded by the coding sequence GTGCAGGTGAGGCGATCCGCCGACGAGATCGGCATCAGACGTCGGCCTAAGGACCGGAAAGCGCAGATTGCGCGTGCGTCGGCCGAGGCGTTCAGCGAGCTGGGCTACAACGGCGTGAGCATGGAGCTGATCGCGTCGCGGGTGGGCATCTCCGCGCCCGCCCTCTACCGCCATTACGCGGGCAAGTACGAACTGTTCCGCGGTGCGGTGCTCAACCTGGGCCGGCAACTGGTCGAGGGCACCGCCGACATCGCCGGCGACGATCCGCAGACCGTCCTCGACGGGCTGGTCGCGGCGCTGACCGACATCGCGCTGGCGAACCGCAGTTCCGGTGGGCTGTACCGATGGGAAGGCAGGTACCTGCGTGGCGACGATCACGAGGCGCTGCTCGATCAGGCGCGCACCGTGCACCGCCGCATCCGCGGCCCGCTGTCGATGCTGCGGCCCGAACTGACCCACCCGCAACTGGTCACGCTGACGACCGCTGTGCTGTCGGTGGTCGGCAGCATCGTCGATCACCGGGCCAAACTCCCCGCCGCACAGGTGCATCGGGTGATGCAGCAGATCTGCCGGGCCGTCGTCGCCGTCGAGCTACCCACGGATGTGGCGGACGCACCGGTGCCGCAGGACCCGGTCCGCCTCACCGTCGAGACGTCGAAATACGAAGCGCTGCTGACCGAATCGATCCGTCTGTTCGCGCACAACGGCTACCGCGACACCAGCATGGAGCAGATCGCGTCGGCGGTCGGGATTCCGGCATCCGGGATCTACAAGTACTTCTCGGGCAAGAGCGACATCCTGGCCGCGATCTTCCGTCGCGCGTCCGACCGGATGTCGGCCGCCCTCGCGGCGATCATCGCGTCGGTTCCTGACCCCGCGGACGCGTTGGCCGCGGTGACCGACGCCTACATCGCCCGCGCTTTCGATCAGCCCGAGCTCGAACGGGTCTACTACAGCGAACGGCTCAACATGACGCCCGCCGACCAGCGGATCATCAGGGGCCTGCAACGCGCCACGCTCGAATCATGGGTCGAACTCGTGGTCGCGGTTCGCCCGGAGTGGACGCCGGCCGAGGGGCGCTTCGCGGTGTACGCCGCGTCGTCGCTGGTGATCGATCTCGGACGACTCGTCGGCGACTCGCGAACCGACGAGGCCCGCCAGATCGTGCAGCGCCTGATGGATGCGGTGTTGCTCGGCGGCTACCGGTTACGGGCGACGTTGCCCAGCATGTAG
- a CDS encoding APC family permease — protein sequence MFDTVTLGLGSMVGAGIFVALAPAAAAAGSGLLIALGLAAVVAVCNAMSSARLAARYPQSGGTYVYGRERLGPFWGHTAGWSFVVGKTASCAAMALTIGYYVWPDHAHAVAVGCVVALTAVSCAGVQRSATLTRVIVAVVLGVLATVVVLILGFGGADASRLALGADVTAYGVLQAAGLLFFAFAGYARIATLGEEVRDPARTIPRAVALALAIALAVYAVVAVAVLAQLGASGLASSRAPLSDAVRAAGFPAVTPVVAAAAALAALGALLALLLGVSRTTLAMARDRHLPHVLAGVHPRHGTPQRAELTVGVVVAVVAAVADVRGAIGFSSFGVLLYYAVANASAWTLTATFGARLVPAVGLAGCLVLAFTLPPVAVAAGAVVVVLGMLAYAVRGWTGGAARRGV from the coding sequence ATGTTCGACACCGTCACCCTCGGCCTCGGGTCGATGGTCGGGGCGGGGATCTTCGTCGCGCTCGCCCCCGCCGCGGCGGCCGCGGGCAGCGGCCTGCTGATCGCGCTGGGCCTGGCCGCGGTGGTCGCGGTGTGCAATGCGATGTCCTCGGCCCGGCTGGCGGCGCGCTATCCGCAGTCCGGCGGCACCTATGTGTACGGCCGCGAACGCCTCGGGCCGTTCTGGGGGCACACCGCGGGCTGGAGCTTCGTCGTCGGCAAGACCGCGTCGTGTGCGGCGATGGCGCTGACTATCGGTTACTACGTGTGGCCGGACCACGCCCATGCGGTGGCCGTCGGGTGCGTCGTCGCGCTGACCGCCGTGAGCTGTGCCGGCGTGCAGCGCTCGGCGACGCTGACCCGGGTCATCGTCGCGGTGGTGCTGGGCGTGCTCGCGACGGTGGTGGTGCTGATCCTCGGATTCGGCGGCGCCGACGCGTCGCGGCTGGCGCTCGGCGCGGACGTCACCGCGTACGGCGTGCTGCAGGCCGCCGGGCTGCTGTTCTTCGCGTTCGCCGGCTACGCGCGGATCGCGACGCTGGGTGAGGAGGTGCGCGACCCGGCGCGCACGATCCCGCGGGCGGTCGCGCTGGCACTGGCGATCGCGCTGGCGGTGTACGCGGTGGTCGCGGTGGCGGTGCTGGCCCAGCTCGGCGCCTCGGGGCTGGCGTCGTCGCGGGCCCCGCTCTCGGATGCGGTGCGCGCCGCCGGGTTCCCCGCGGTCACGCCGGTGGTCGCCGCCGCGGCGGCACTGGCCGCGCTGGGCGCCCTGCTGGCGCTGCTGCTGGGGGTGTCGCGGACGACGCTGGCGATGGCCCGCGACCGCCATCTTCCGCACGTCCTTGCCGGCGTCCATCCGCGGCACGGGACACCGCAGCGGGCAGAGCTGACCGTCGGCGTCGTGGTCGCGGTCGTGGCGGCCGTCGCGGATGTCCGCGGCGCGATCGGGTTCTCGTCGTTCGGGGTGCTGCTGTACTACGCGGTCGCGAACGCGTCGGCCTGGACGTTGACCGCCACGTTCGGCGCGCGGCTGGTGCCCGCCGTCGGCCTTGCCGGTTGCCTGGTGCTCGCGTTCACCCTGCCGCCGGTGGCGGTGGCCGCCGGGGCGGTGGTGGTGGTGCTCGGCATGCTCGCCTACGCGGTGCGCGGGTGGACTGGCGGCGCCGCGCGCCGTGGTGTGTAG